Proteins found in one Deltaproteobacteria bacterium genomic segment:
- a CDS encoding response regulator transcription factor yields MRILVVEDDVKIASFIIKGLKAAGYAVDHALDGESGLDMALTEPYDTAIIDIMLPKRDGLSLIETMRKEKVRTPVIILSARGSIDDRVKGLQIGSDDYLTKPFAFSELLARVQALIRRASGASEPTRLTVGDLSINLLTREVSRGGKKIDLQPIEFSLLEYLMRSAGRVVSKTMIMEHVWNYNFDPRTNVVEARICRLRDKIDRDSERKLIHTLRGVGYVLKETD; encoded by the coding sequence ATGCGTATCTTGGTGGTTGAGGATGATGTCAAAATCGCATCTTTCATCATAAAGGGATTGAAAGCCGCCGGCTATGCCGTGGATCATGCCCTGGATGGAGAAAGCGGTCTGGATATGGCCCTGACTGAACCTTACGATACGGCCATCATTGACATTATGCTCCCCAAACGGGATGGGTTATCCCTCATTGAAACGATGCGGAAAGAGAAAGTACGGACACCGGTCATCATCCTGAGCGCCAGGGGTTCTATTGACGACCGGGTCAAGGGCCTGCAGATCGGAAGTGATGACTATCTCACCAAACCTTTCGCCTTCTCCGAACTTCTGGCCAGGGTGCAGGCCCTGATCCGCCGGGCCAGCGGAGCTTCCGAACCCACCCGTCTGACCGTCGGCGATTTGTCGATCAATCTACTGACCCGGGAGGTCAGCCGGGGGGGAAAAAAGATCGACCTCCAACCGATTGAGTTTTCCCTGCTGGAATATCTGATGCGCAGTGCCGGCCGGGTGGTTTCCAAAACCATGATTATGGAACATGTCTGGAACTACAACTTCGATCCCCGGACCAATGTGGTCGAAGCCCGGATCTGCCGGCTGCGGGATAAGATCGACCGGGATTCTGAACGGAAACTGATCCATACCCTCCGGGGAGTGGGCTATGTCCTTAAAGAAACCGATTAA